In a genomic window of Scyliorhinus torazame isolate Kashiwa2021f chromosome 5, sScyTor2.1, whole genome shotgun sequence:
- the LOC140421787 gene encoding uncharacterized protein, producing the protein MMKPWKCVDCGMGFNYPSELETHRRIHTGERPFTCSVCGKGFTRSSNLLTHQLVHTDQRPFKCADCGKSFKSRNDLLTHQRTHTGERPFTCSVCGKGFTLSSHLLTHQLVHTDQRPFKCADCEKSFKSRMDLLLHQRTHTGERPFTCSVCGKGFTRSSHLLTHQLVHTDQRPFNCADCGKSFKSRKDLLIHQRHHTGERPFACLECGKGFNDLSNLRIHHQIHSDQRPFKCADCEKSFKRRKDLLTHQRTHTGERPFTCSVCGKGFIRSSNLLTHQLVHTDQRPFKCADCEKRFKSRNDLLTHQRTHTGERPFTCSVCGKGFTLSSHLLTHQLVHTDHRPFKCADCEKSFKSRNNLLLHQRTHTGERPFTCLECGKGFNASSNLRAHRQVHSDQRPFKCADCGKSFKSRKDLLTHQRHHTGEKPFICSVCGKGFTQSSFLLRHQLVHSDQRPFKCADCETSFKSKKDLLRHQRTHTGERPFTCSVCGKGFTRSSHLLEHQLVHTDQRPFKCADCEKSFKSRKDLLSHQRTRTGDKPFTCSVCGKGFTRSSLLLSHQLVHTDQRPFKCSDCEKSFKRKSNLLKHQRTHTGERGHSPAPCVRRDSHVHPSFCNTNEFTLGRDRTLAPCVTRNSLGHPT; encoded by the coding sequence atgatgaaaccgtggaaatgtgtggactgtgggatgggattcaattacccgtctgaattggaaactcatcgacgtattcacaccggggaaaggccgttcacctgctcggtgtgtgggaagggattcactcggtcatcaaacctcctgacacaccaacttgttcatactgatcagagaccgtttaaatgtgctgactgtggaaagagctttaaaagcagaaatgatttactgacacatcaacgcactcacactggggagaggccattcacctgctccgtgtgtgggaagggattcactctgtcatcccacctcctgacacaccaacttgttcatactgatcagagaccgtttaaatgtgctgactgtgagaagagctttaaaagcagaatggATTTACtgttacaccaacgcactcacactggggagaggccattcacttgctccgtgtgtgggaagggattcactcggtcatcccacctcctgacacaccaacttgttcatactgatcagagaccttttaactgtgctgactgtggaaagagctttaaaagcagaaaggatttactgatacatcaacgccatcacactggggagaggccattcgcctgtttggaatgtgggaagggatttaatgattTGTCAAACCTCCGGATTCACCATCAGattcactctgaccagagaccgtttaaatgtgctgactgtgaaaagagcttcaaacgcagaaaggatttactgacacatcaacggactcacactggggagaggccattcacctgctcggtgtgtgggaagggattcattcggtcatcaaacctcctgacacaccaacttgttcacactgatcagagaccgtttaaatgtgctgactgtgagaagagatttaaaagcagaaatgatttactgacacatcaacgcactcacactggggagaggccattcacctgctccgtgtgtgggaagggattcactctgtcatcccacctcctgacacaccaacttgttcatactgatcatagaccttttaaatgtgctgactgtgagaagagctttaaaagcagaaataatttactgttacatcaacgcactcacactggggagaggccattcacctgtttggaatgtgggaagggatttaatgcttcgtcaaacctccgggctcaccgtcaggtccactctgaccagagaccttttaaatgtgctgactgtggaaagagctttaaatccagaaaggatttactgacacatcaacgccatcacactggagagaagccattcatctgctccgtgtgtgggaagggattcactcagtcatcattcctcctgagacaccaacttgttcattctgatcagagaccttttaaatgtgctgactgtgagacgagttttaaaagtaaaaaggatttactgagacaccaacgcactcacactggggagaggccattcacctgctccgtgtgtgggaagggattcactcggtcatcccacctcctggagcaccaacttgttcatactgatcagagaccgtttaaatgtgctgactgtgagaagagctttaaaagcagaaaggatttactgtcaCATCAACGCACTCGCACTGGAgataagccattcacctgctccgtgtgtgggaagggattcactcgatcatcactCCTCCTGagccaccaacttgttcatactgatcagagaccttttaaatgttctgactgtgagaagagctttaaaaggaaaagcaatttgctgaaacaccaacgcactcacactggggaaagaggccattcacctgctccgtgtgtgagaagagattcacatgttcatcccagcttctgcaacaccaacgagttcacactggggagagaccgtacacttgccccgtgtgtgacaagaaattcactcggtcatcccacctga